In one Gadus morhua chromosome 15, gadMor3.0, whole genome shotgun sequence genomic region, the following are encoded:
- the LOC115560488 gene encoding bromodomain-containing protein DDB_G0280777-like isoform X2, which produces MPTPLYKSPLLSPVLSADQRVERKHYLVITEQAQQRFTQVAFVLQLSKQTMGRRRVRNRKRQPKPEDLIQQESLHQESLHQGSLQQEGLHQEGLQQEGLHQESLHQEGLHQEGLQQESLHQEGLHQEGLQQEGLHQESLHQEGLQQESLHQEGLHQGSLQQEGLHQGSLQQEGLHQESLHQEGLHQESLHQEGLQQESLQQESLHQESLHQESLPQETLHQERLKHMVIIVYLSRHLVTDSGEGLQPEGLQPEGLLQDGLLQREGLYQGGLQPEGPQPEGLQAEGLQEEGLHQEDLNQEGPHQEGLQPEGLQPESLHQEGLQPEGLQPEGLQPEGLQPEGLQPEGLQPEGLQPEGLLPEGLLQREGLYQGGLQPLGPQPEGPQQEGPQQESLHQEDLQQEGPQQEGLHQEGELRRERTPMMRTPGVLEAEEDALELEMPTDNGNHHVVVCQRPIDAVVLILNQDQPPATALPGEEPVQEPKRKSLGWRFFNWLCVVKEKEPKNKRNAGTYLKEDTEEHLISSKADKRREQKEAQRLKEEQRYEQWAAERGLSDAGEGPADGPKKRMTRLQKVSLGLVALCQ; this is translated from the exons ATGCCCACTCCCCTATATAAGTCACCGCTCCTCAGTCCAGTGCTCAGTGCTGATCAGAGAGTCGAGCGTAAGCATTACCTTGTAATCACTGAGCAAGCACAGCAGCGTTTTACCCAGGTAGCGTTTGTTCTACAATTGAGCAAGCAAACGATGGGGAGGAGACGTGTGAGGAACCGGAAGAGGCAACCGAAACCTGAGGACCTCATCCAACAGGAGAGCCTCCACCAGGAGAGCCTCCACCAGGGGTCCCTCCAACAGGAGGGTCTCcatcaggagggtctccaacaggagggtctccaccaggagagcctccatcaggagggtctccatcaggagggtctccaacaggagagcctccatcaggagggtctccatcaggagggtctccaacaggagggtctccaccaggagagcctccatcaggagggtctccaacagGAGAGCCTCCACCAAGAGGGTCTCCACCAGGGGTCCCTCCAACAGGAGGGTCTCCACCAGGGGTCCCTCCAACAGGAGGGTCTCCATCAGGAGAGCCTCCACCAGGAGGGTCTCCATCAGGAGTCCCTCCaccaggagggtctccaacagGAGAGCCTCCAACAGGAGTCCCTCCACCAGGAGAGCCTCCACCAAGAGAGTCTCCCCCAAGAGACTCTCCACCAGGAGAGACTCAAACATATGGTAATCATCGTTTACCTAAGCAGACACCTGGTCACAGACAGCGGTGAGGGACTCCAACCGGAgggtctccaaccagagggtctcCTCCAGGATGGACTCCTCCAACGGGAGGGACTCTACCAGGGGGGTCTCCAACCGGAGGGACCACAACCAGAGGGACTCCAGGCGGAGGGACTCCAAGAGGAGGGACTTCATCAGGAGGATCTCAACCAGGAGGGACCCCaccaggagggtctccaaccagagggcctccaaccagagagtctccaccaggagggtctccaaccagagggtctccaaccagagggcctccaaccagagggtctccaaccagagggcCTCCAACCAGAGGGCCTCCAACCAGAGGGCCTCCAACCAGAGGGACTCCTGCCAGAGGGACTCCTACAACGAGAGGGACTCTACCAGGGGGGTCTCCAACCACTGGGACCACAACCAGAGGGACCACAACAGGAGGGACCCCAACAGGAGAGTCTCCACCAGGAGGACCTCCAACAGGAGGGACCCCAACAGGAGGGACTCCACCAGGAGGGCgagctgaggagggagaggacaccA ATGATGAGGACACCGGGGGTcttggaggctgaggaggacgcGTTAGAGCTGGAGATGCCAACTGACAATGGCAACCACCACGTTGTCGTCTGTCAACGTCCCATTGACGCCGTGGTCTTGATCCTCAACCAGGATCAACCGCCAGCCACCGCCCTGCCAG GGGAGGAACCTGTACAGGAGCCCAAAAGAAAGAGCCTCGGGTGGAGATTCTTCAATTGGCTCTGTgtggtgaaggagaaggagccaAAAAATAAGAGGAACGCCGGGACCTACCTGAAGGAGGACACGGAGGAACACCTCATCTCCAGCA AAGCTGATAAACGCCGGGAGCAGAAGGAGGCTCAaaggctgaaggaggagcagcgcTACGAGCAGTGGGCTGCTGAACGGGGCCTCAGCGATGCAGGAGAGGGGCCAGCAGACGGGCCTAAGAAAAGGATGACCAGATTGCAGAAGGTGTCTTTGGG ATTGGTCGCCCTGTGCCAATAA
- the LOC115560488 gene encoding PAX-interacting protein 1-like isoform X1 produces the protein MPTPLYKSPLLSPVLSADQRVERKHYLVITEQAQQRFTQVAFVLQLSKQTMGRRRVRNRKRQPKPEDLIQQESLHQESLHQGSLQQEGLHQEGLQQEGLHQESLHQEGLHQEGLQQESLHQEGLHQEGLQQEGLHQESLHQEGLQQESLHQEGLHQGSLQQEGLHQGSLQQEGLHQESLHQEGLHQESLHQEGLQQESLQQESLHQESLHQESLPQETLHQERLKHMVIIVYLSRHLVTDSGEGLQPEGLQPEGLLQDGLLQREGLYQGGLQPEGPQPEGLQAEGLQEEGLHQEDLNQEGPHQEGLQPEGLQPESLHQEGLQPEGLQPEGLQPEGLQPEGLQPEGLQPEGLQPEGLLPEGLLQREGLYQGGLQPLGPQPEGPQQEGPQQESLHQEDLQQEGPQQEGLHQEGELRRERTPMMRTPGVLEAEEDALELEMPTDNGNHHVVVCQRPIDAVVLILNQDQPPATALPGVVAIEEKPFVVMGCTEPVAPPNNTEISVIPDEEGEEPVQEPKRKSLGWRFFNWLCVVKEKEPKNKRNAGTYLKEDTEEHLISSKADKRREQKEAQRLKEEQRYEQWAAERGLSDAGEGPADGPKKRMTRLQKVSLGLVALCQ, from the exons ATGCCCACTCCCCTATATAAGTCACCGCTCCTCAGTCCAGTGCTCAGTGCTGATCAGAGAGTCGAGCGTAAGCATTACCTTGTAATCACTGAGCAAGCACAGCAGCGTTTTACCCAGGTAGCGTTTGTTCTACAATTGAGCAAGCAAACGATGGGGAGGAGACGTGTGAGGAACCGGAAGAGGCAACCGAAACCTGAGGACCTCATCCAACAGGAGAGCCTCCACCAGGAGAGCCTCCACCAGGGGTCCCTCCAACAGGAGGGTCTCcatcaggagggtctccaacaggagggtctccaccaggagagcctccatcaggagggtctccatcaggagggtctccaacaggagagcctccatcaggagggtctccatcaggagggtctccaacaggagggtctccaccaggagagcctccatcaggagggtctccaacagGAGAGCCTCCACCAAGAGGGTCTCCACCAGGGGTCCCTCCAACAGGAGGGTCTCCACCAGGGGTCCCTCCAACAGGAGGGTCTCCATCAGGAGAGCCTCCACCAGGAGGGTCTCCATCAGGAGTCCCTCCaccaggagggtctccaacagGAGAGCCTCCAACAGGAGTCCCTCCACCAGGAGAGCCTCCACCAAGAGAGTCTCCCCCAAGAGACTCTCCACCAGGAGAGACTCAAACATATGGTAATCATCGTTTACCTAAGCAGACACCTGGTCACAGACAGCGGTGAGGGACTCCAACCGGAgggtctccaaccagagggtctcCTCCAGGATGGACTCCTCCAACGGGAGGGACTCTACCAGGGGGGTCTCCAACCGGAGGGACCACAACCAGAGGGACTCCAGGCGGAGGGACTCCAAGAGGAGGGACTTCATCAGGAGGATCTCAACCAGGAGGGACCCCaccaggagggtctccaaccagagggcctccaaccagagagtctccaccaggagggtctccaaccagagggtctccaaccagagggcctccaaccagagggtctccaaccagagggcCTCCAACCAGAGGGCCTCCAACCAGAGGGCCTCCAACCAGAGGGACTCCTGCCAGAGGGACTCCTACAACGAGAGGGACTCTACCAGGGGGGTCTCCAACCACTGGGACCACAACCAGAGGGACCACAACAGGAGGGACCCCAACAGGAGAGTCTCCACCAGGAGGACCTCCAACAGGAGGGACCCCAACAGGAGGGACTCCACCAGGAGGGCgagctgaggagggagaggacaccA ATGATGAGGACACCGGGGGTcttggaggctgaggaggacgcGTTAGAGCTGGAGATGCCAACTGACAATGGCAACCACCACGTTGTCGTCTGTCAACGTCCCATTGACGCCGTGGTCTTGATCCTCAACCAGGATCAACCGCCAGCCACCGCCCTGCCAGGTGTAGTAGCGATCGAGGAGAAACCTTTTGTCGTTATGGGCTGTACAGAACCTGTGGCTCCCCCTAACAACACTGAAATCTCGGTCATACCCGACGAAGAAGGGGAGGAACCTGTACAGGAGCCCAAAAGAAAGAGCCTCGGGTGGAGATTCTTCAATTGGCTCTGTgtggtgaaggagaaggagccaAAAAATAAGAGGAACGCCGGGACCTACCTGAAGGAGGACACGGAGGAACACCTCATCTCCAGCA AAGCTGATAAACGCCGGGAGCAGAAGGAGGCTCAaaggctgaaggaggagcagcgcTACGAGCAGTGGGCTGCTGAACGGGGCCTCAGCGATGCAGGAGAGGGGCCAGCAGACGGGCCTAAGAAAAGGATGACCAGATTGCAGAAGGTGTCTTTGGG ATTGGTCGCCCTGTGCCAATAA